The following proteins come from a genomic window of Gottfriedia acidiceleris:
- the moaD gene encoding molybdopterin converting factor subunit 1 yields MIKVLLFAHLREKAGTDELTVTDKNGINVKELKDWLMTNYDLPQLNQIMTAVNEEFVTDEEIVNDGDTVAFIPPVSGG; encoded by the coding sequence ATGATTAAAGTTTTATTATTTGCTCATTTACGTGAGAAAGCCGGAACTGATGAATTAACAGTGACCGATAAAAATGGAATAAACGTAAAAGAGTTAAAAGACTGGCTTATGACTAACTATGATTTACCACAACTCAATCAGATTATGACTGCAGTAAATGAAGAGTTTGTAACGGATGAAGAAATTGTAAATGATGGAGATACTGTCGCATTTATTCCACCAGTAAGTGGGGGCTAA
- a CDS encoding molybdopterin-synthase adenylyltransferase MoeB: MSERYSRQQLFTPIGENGQELIRTKHVLIVGAGALGSASAEALVRAGIGKLTLIDRDYVEMSNLQRQQLYTEEDAFEKLPKVIAAKGRLQKINSDVFINALVMDASADNMEVHLKDTDVIIDATDNFDIRFIINDLSQKYEIPWVYGSCVGSVGMCCTILPSKTPCLNCILKGVPVPGATCDTAGVISPAVQLVAAYQVAEVLKLLVEDYSAVNPKFLTFDLWNNQHFSFKVTKLKSDDCPSCGTNRSYPYLAFENQTKTSKLCGRNTVQIRPSRTKSYDFNELEIQLKQHGKVQRNPYLISCQIEDYRFVVFQDGRVFVHGTNDIQEAKKLYYRLLG, translated from the coding sequence ATGTCAGAACGTTATTCACGTCAGCAGCTTTTTACCCCGATTGGTGAAAATGGACAAGAATTAATTAGAACGAAACATGTTTTAATTGTTGGGGCAGGTGCATTAGGAAGTGCTAGCGCGGAGGCACTTGTTCGAGCTGGAATTGGAAAGTTAACTTTAATTGACCGAGATTATGTTGAAATGAGTAACTTGCAAAGGCAACAGCTGTATACTGAAGAAGATGCATTTGAGAAATTGCCGAAAGTAATTGCCGCTAAAGGGCGTCTCCAAAAAATAAATTCAGATGTGTTCATTAATGCACTAGTAATGGATGCAAGTGCAGATAATATGGAAGTCCATTTGAAGGACACTGATGTTATCATTGATGCAACAGATAATTTTGATATTCGGTTTATCATAAATGATTTATCTCAGAAATATGAAATTCCATGGGTGTATGGCTCTTGTGTTGGGAGTGTTGGTATGTGTTGCACGATTCTACCAAGTAAAACGCCATGTTTAAATTGCATATTAAAAGGTGTACCAGTACCTGGGGCGACATGTGACACAGCTGGAGTCATTAGTCCTGCCGTACAATTAGTAGCGGCATACCAGGTTGCTGAAGTATTAAAACTATTAGTTGAGGATTATTCAGCGGTTAATCCAAAATTTCTTACATTTGATTTATGGAATAATCAGCATTTTTCATTTAAAGTGACGAAACTCAAATCAGATGATTGTCCTTCATGCGGAACAAATAGATCATATCCTTATTTAGCTTTTGAAAATCAAACGAAAACAAGTAAACTTTGTGGACGAAACACGGTTCAAATTAGACCTTCAAGGACTAAAAGTTACGACTTTAATGAACTAGAAATTCAACTAAAACAACACGGAAAAGTTCAACGAAATCCTTATTTGATTTCTTGTCAGATAGAAGATTATCGATTTGTTGTTTTTCAGGATGGTAGGGTGTTTGTTCACGGAACAAATGATATACAGGAAGCTAAAAAACTATATTATCGTTTATTAGGTTAA
- a CDS encoding molybdenum cofactor guanylyltransferase has translation MNIAGVVLAGGRSSRYGKPKMFETYKEKLLYEYSVDALKENSVSPIIISTNEKLVPYFSKNDHLDFVIEGEAKEYQGPLYAMYNAFLNIPNKDWYFVLACDTPFITANFVRNMIERAENTNVDAVVPIQSDKLQPLFALYHRNCIEKMKEILNKNNRKVQLLFSEVNVMTVQFSSDDFIFKNINSPSDWI, from the coding sequence ATGAATATAGCTGGCGTCGTTTTAGCAGGTGGAAGGTCATCCCGTTATGGTAAACCAAAAATGTTTGAAACGTATAAAGAAAAATTATTGTATGAATATAGTGTAGATGCCTTAAAGGAAAATTCGGTATCACCAATTATCATTTCAACGAACGAAAAACTAGTTCCTTATTTTAGTAAAAATGATCATCTAGACTTTGTCATAGAGGGAGAAGCTAAAGAATACCAAGGACCTCTGTATGCGATGTATAATGCATTTTTAAACATACCAAACAAAGACTGGTATTTTGTCCTAGCGTGCGACACACCTTTTATTACAGCTAACTTTGTAAGAAACATGATCGAAAGGGCCGAAAATACGAATGTTGATGCAGTCGTTCCAATCCAGTCCGATAAACTTCAACCTCTATTTGCGCTCTATCATCGTAATTGCATCGAAAAAATGAAAGAGATATTAAATAAAAACAATCGAAAAGTTCAGTTATTATTTAGTGAAGTAAATGTAATGACTGTTCAATTTTCAAGTGACGATTTCATCTTTAAGAATATAAATAGTCCGAGTGACTGGATTTAA
- the modB gene encoding molybdate ABC transporter permease subunit yields the protein MFEEFLIPLKISIKVTIVAGVFVIILGTIVGRILSKKSFKGKTLLETILMLPLVLPPTVVGFLLLVIFGRQSFVGKMIEWLVKQPIVFTWWAAVIASIVVAFPLMYQSAKTGFQSVDSEIEEAARVCGANEWNVFFLISIPLSLKAIISGSILSIARVLGEFGATLMFAGNIPGKTQTVPTAIYLAIDAGNMKMAWLWVLSMVLISFIMLFVVQLKQK from the coding sequence TTGTTTGAAGAGTTTTTAATTCCCCTTAAGATTTCCATTAAGGTTACGATCGTGGCAGGAGTTTTCGTTATTATTTTAGGGACTATAGTTGGAAGAATTCTCTCTAAAAAATCCTTTAAAGGTAAGACACTCTTAGAAACAATTTTAATGTTACCTTTAGTTCTTCCTCCTACAGTCGTAGGATTTTTACTATTAGTTATTTTCGGAAGACAAAGCTTCGTTGGAAAAATGATCGAGTGGTTAGTTAAACAGCCAATTGTTTTTACATGGTGGGCTGCTGTAATTGCATCAATTGTTGTAGCGTTTCCTCTTATGTATCAATCTGCAAAAACTGGATTTCAAAGTGTAGACAGTGAAATTGAGGAGGCAGCAAGAGTTTGTGGAGCAAATGAATGGAATGTTTTTTTCTTGATTTCAATACCACTCTCATTAAAAGCTATTATCTCTGGAAGTATATTAAGTATTGCAAGAGTACTAGGGGAGTTCGGTGCTACTCTTATGTTTGCAGGGAACATACCAGGAAAAACACAAACTGTTCCGACAGCAATTTATTTAGCAATTGATGCTGGAAATATGAAAATGGCTTGGTTATGGGTGCTTTCAATGGTCTTGATTTCTTTTATTATGCTGTTCGTTGTACAGTTGAAACAAAAATGA
- a CDS encoding MogA/MoaB family molybdenum cofactor biosynthesis protein — translation MHKHNEKAIINAAVLTVSDTRTVENDESGKLIKALLDEQKHIVHDYKITKDEIALIDSIVRSWSEDETIQVIIITGGTGFTKRDITYEAISKILDKEMQGFGELFRSLSYTEIGPKAMFSRAIAGSFHDKAIYVIPGSKNAVNLAMTNLILPTCQHFVEELNRQ, via the coding sequence ATGCATAAACATAATGAAAAGGCGATTATTAACGCAGCGGTTTTAACAGTAAGTGATACTAGAACTGTTGAAAATGACGAGAGCGGTAAACTAATTAAAGCTTTATTAGACGAGCAAAAACATATCGTCCATGATTATAAAATCACTAAAGATGAAATAGCTTTGATCGATTCAATTGTTAGATCATGGAGTGAAGATGAAACGATTCAAGTTATAATCATAACAGGTGGTACTGGTTTTACGAAAAGAGATATTACATATGAAGCAATTTCAAAAATACTCGATAAAGAAATGCAAGGATTTGGAGAATTGTTCCGTTCATTAAGTTATACAGAAATCGGTCCTAAGGCAATGTTTAGTAGAGCAATCGCAGGTAGCTTTCATGATAAAGCGATCTACGTAATTCCAGGTTCAAAAAACGCAGTAAATCTAGCAATGACAAATCTAATTCTACCGACATGCCAACATTTTGTTGAGGAATTAAATAGGCAATGA
- a CDS encoding DUF2294 domain-containing protein encodes MSKVIHEFNDYIRKLRKELFGKGPERIHTVFVENMAVSTLYGNLTPTELFIAQTSEGRDIVHNARTKMIQDVYAKNPPVKLEEIVDAKFINLFSDMKVEEDIAISVFVFDKKLENLID; translated from the coding sequence ATGTCTAAAGTCATCCATGAATTTAATGACTATATACGAAAACTGCGTAAAGAATTATTTGGTAAAGGCCCTGAAAGAATCCATACTGTATTTGTGGAAAATATGGCTGTTTCAACTTTGTATGGAAATCTGACACCTACTGAGCTATTTATCGCTCAAACTTCTGAAGGACGTGATATCGTTCATAATGCTAGAACGAAGATGATTCAAGATGTATATGCGAAAAATCCTCCAGTTAAGTTAGAAGAAATCGTTGATGCAAAGTTTATCAATCTTTTCTCGGATATGAAGGTTGAAGAAGATATTGCAATTTCAGTTTTTGTATTTGATAAAAAATTAGAAAACTTAATTGATTAG
- a CDS encoding molybdenum cofactor biosynthesis protein MoaE, giving the protein MEQKLFNIVDTPINVEEVSDKVKSRNAGAITVFIGTVRELTKGKKTLSLEYQAYESMAVKKLAQIGDEINEKWPEAIVAITHRVGRLEISDIAVVIAVSSPHRKVAYEANEYAIERIKQIVPIWKKEFWEDGTMWIGDQLENTPYQEGKPSVEESK; this is encoded by the coding sequence TTGGAACAAAAATTATTTAATATTGTTGATACACCAATTAACGTAGAGGAAGTTTCAGATAAAGTAAAAAGTAGAAATGCAGGAGCTATTACTGTTTTTATTGGTACAGTTAGAGAGTTAACAAAAGGAAAAAAGACTTTGTCGCTAGAGTATCAAGCATATGAATCAATGGCCGTAAAAAAACTTGCCCAAATTGGTGATGAAATCAACGAGAAATGGCCAGAAGCTATTGTTGCGATTACTCATAGAGTTGGAAGATTAGAGATTAGCGATATTGCAGTTGTGATTGCAGTTTCCTCTCCGCACCGTAAAGTTGCTTACGAAGCAAATGAATACGCAATCGAACGAATTAAACAAATCGTCCCGATCTGGAAAAAAGAGTTTTGGGAAGATGGTACGATGTGGATCGGTGACCAATTAGAAAATACACCGTACCAAGAAGGAAAACCAAGTGTGGAGGAATCAAAATGA
- the moaA gene encoding GTP 3',8-cyclase MoaA: protein MKNVALDKHHRPLQDLRISVTDRCNFRCRYCMPEEIFGQDYSFLSQDNILSFDEIERLTRIFVSLGVRKIRMTGGEPLLRKNLPKLIERLNKIDGVEDIALTTNGTLLKKFAKDLYEAGLRRVTVSIDSLDEERFSYMTGNRGNVKSVLEGIQAASDIGMKVKINMVVQKGKNEQDIIPMAQYFKEKKHILRFIEYMDVGNYNGWRLDEVVGKQTIIDMINEVMPLEFTEANYVGEVANRYRYKDSDDEIGIISSVTDSFCSTCTRARISAEGKLYTCLFATKGYDLKELVRSNQDDEQIKETIHTIWTNRFDRYSDERLSNTKKVNDKSSHKIEMSHIGG from the coding sequence ATGAAAAATGTTGCATTGGATAAACATCATCGACCTTTACAGGATTTACGTATATCTGTTACCGATCGCTGCAATTTTCGTTGCCGTTATTGTATGCCGGAAGAAATTTTTGGTCAGGACTATTCTTTTTTATCACAAGATAACATACTATCCTTTGATGAAATTGAAAGATTAACGCGTATTTTTGTATCTTTAGGGGTAAGAAAAATTAGAATGACTGGTGGAGAACCTTTATTACGTAAAAATTTACCTAAACTCATTGAACGATTAAATAAAATAGATGGCGTTGAAGATATTGCTTTAACAACAAACGGTACTTTACTTAAAAAGTTTGCAAAAGATTTATATGAAGCTGGTTTAAGAAGAGTGACCGTTAGTATAGATTCTTTAGATGAAGAACGATTTTCATATATGACTGGTAATCGAGGAAATGTAAAGTCTGTCCTTGAAGGGATACAAGCTGCTTCTGATATCGGAATGAAGGTTAAAATCAATATGGTTGTTCAAAAAGGTAAAAATGAACAAGATATTATCCCGATGGCACAATATTTTAAAGAGAAAAAACATATTCTTCGTTTTATTGAGTATATGGATGTTGGAAATTATAACGGATGGAGACTCGATGAAGTAGTAGGAAAACAAACAATCATCGATATGATCAATGAAGTCATGCCTTTAGAATTTACAGAAGCTAATTATGTAGGAGAAGTTGCGAATCGATATCGCTACAAAGATAGTGATGATGAAATTGGCATTATTTCATCGGTGACAGATTCATTTTGTTCAACTTGCACAAGAGCACGCATATCTGCAGAAGGAAAATTGTATACTTGTTTATTTGCAACAAAAGGGTATGATTTAAAAGAATTAGTAAGATCTAACCAAGATGATGAACAAATAAAAGAAACGATTCATACGATATGGACCAATCGATTTGATCGTTACTCAGATGAACGATTAAGTAATACGAAAAAAGTGAATGATAAATCATCACATAAAATTGAAATGTCCCATATAGGTGGTTAA
- a CDS encoding molybdopterin molybdotransferase MoeA yields MVEKRVPLPIEEAVRKVMDFAKHGSQEMVSIDLAYGRVLADDIKADQDIPAFDRSPYDGFAIRAEDTILTSNENPTIFEVVGEIGAGSVFPNEVGPLQAVRIMTGAQIPQGCSAVVMLELAKEIKTEGKTFIEIKRSYQKGDNISFQGEETHKGDILVMKGTEINPGVIALLATFGYRQVPVAKKPIIGVIATGSELLDVDEPLEPGKIRNSNSYMVLAQIQKAGAIPKYLGKFSDDFDTCFLEVQNALEQVDILITTGGVSVGDYDYLPDIYARLGATVLFNKIAMRPGSVTTVAHLENKLLFGLSGNPSACFVGFELFVRPIIQTYLFNETPHLKRVSAILGENFPKPNPFTRFVRGKIVYHEGQLTAIPAGFDKSSAVSSLAYTDAFIVLPGGTRKYEKGMSVDLLLLEDHEGSKWPWYDFVPAYK; encoded by the coding sequence ATGGTTGAAAAAAGAGTACCACTACCGATTGAAGAAGCAGTTCGTAAAGTGATGGATTTTGCCAAACACGGATCACAAGAAATGGTATCAATCGATTTAGCATATGGCCGAGTATTAGCTGATGATATAAAAGCTGATCAGGATATACCTGCTTTTGACCGCTCTCCATATGATGGCTTCGCGATTCGCGCTGAAGATACTATTCTTACAAGCAATGAAAATCCAACAATCTTTGAAGTAGTTGGAGAAATTGGAGCCGGTTCAGTTTTTCCAAATGAAGTAGGTCCATTACAGGCCGTTCGGATTATGACAGGGGCTCAAATACCTCAAGGTTGTTCAGCCGTTGTTATGCTAGAATTAGCGAAAGAGATTAAAACTGAAGGTAAAACTTTTATTGAAATTAAACGTTCTTATCAAAAAGGCGACAATATTTCATTCCAAGGCGAAGAAACGCATAAAGGTGATATTCTTGTTATGAAGGGTACTGAAATCAACCCAGGAGTAATTGCTTTACTTGCTACTTTTGGATATCGTCAAGTTCCTGTAGCGAAAAAGCCAATCATTGGAGTTATTGCAACAGGTAGTGAGCTACTTGATGTCGATGAACCACTTGAACCTGGTAAAATTCGCAATAGTAATTCCTATATGGTGCTCGCTCAAATTCAAAAAGCTGGTGCAATCCCTAAATATTTAGGAAAGTTTAGCGATGATTTTGATACTTGTTTTTTAGAAGTTCAAAATGCCTTAGAGCAAGTTGATATTCTAATTACGACCGGTGGAGTATCTGTCGGTGATTATGACTATTTACCAGATATTTACGCAAGATTAGGAGCTACCGTTTTATTTAATAAAATTGCCATGCGTCCAGGAAGTGTAACAACAGTAGCGCATTTAGAAAATAAATTATTATTCGGTTTATCTGGAAATCCATCTGCTTGTTTTGTTGGATTTGAGCTATTTGTTAGACCAATTATTCAAACTTATTTATTTAACGAAACACCACATTTAAAAAGAGTTAGTGCAATTTTAGGAGAAAATTTTCCAAAGCCAAATCCTTTTACAAGATTTGTAAGAGGTAAAATTGTTTATCATGAAGGTCAATTAACAGCAATTCCTGCAGGTTTTGATAAGTCTAGCGCCGTATCTTCATTAGCTTATACGGATGCTTTTATTGTTTTACCTGGAGGAACTAGAAAATATGAAAAAGGTATGTCGGTCGACTTATTATTATTAGAAGACCATGAAGGAAGTAAATGGCCTTGGTATGATTTTGTACCTGCATATAAGTAA
- the mobB gene encoding molybdopterin-guanine dinucleotide biosynthesis protein B — protein sequence MKKNYSILQIVGYQNSGKTTLTEKLIKLANHQGLSAATIKHHGHGGVPDLEIERKDSSRHLDAGAIVSSVEGDGVLQLRTNFINWDLKKTIELYRFFSTDIIFIEGYKRESYPKVVLIRSEEDLNLFDSLTNIICVISHFEIEEGRLKDYQYFHLYDEENYLDFLMNEMSKGYFIED from the coding sequence ATGAAAAAAAACTATTCCATTTTGCAAATTGTAGGCTATCAAAATAGTGGGAAAACAACACTTACAGAAAAACTCATTAAACTGGCCAATCACCAAGGATTATCAGCTGCAACTATAAAACATCATGGTCATGGCGGTGTGCCTGACTTAGAAATAGAACGTAAAGACAGTAGTCGTCACTTGGATGCAGGAGCAATCGTGTCTAGTGTTGAAGGTGATGGAGTTTTGCAATTAAGAACAAATTTTATTAATTGGGATTTAAAGAAAACAATTGAATTATATCGCTTTTTTTCAACTGATATTATTTTTATTGAAGGTTATAAAAGGGAAAGTTACCCAAAAGTAGTATTAATTAGAAGTGAGGAAGATCTGAATTTATTCGATTCGTTAACGAATATTATCTGTGTGATCAGCCATTTTGAGATTGAAGAGGGTAGATTGAAAGATTATCAATATTTCCATCTTTATGATGAAGAAAATTATTTGGATTTCTTGATGAATGAAATGTCCAAAGGTTATTTCATAGAAGATTAA
- a CDS encoding ROK family protein, with protein MLGAIEAGGTKFVCAIGDENGNLIKRIQFPTTVPEETISQVVEFFKNYPIKAIGIGSFGPIDVTEKSSTYGSITSTPKMAWQGFPFVQAIKQHFSIPIGFNTDVNAAALGEATLGAAKGLDSCLYITIGTGIGAGAVVNSNLLQGITHPEMGHILVRRHPNDEFVGNCPYHRDCLEGLASGPAIEARWGQIGSNLINRKEVWDLEGYYIAQALMQYILILSPKKIILGGGVMNQLQVFESVYKYLKKLVCDYVSLPDLHEYIVPPGLGNNAGIIGALMLAYNALNKNALV; from the coding sequence ATGTTAGGTGCAATCGAAGCAGGTGGAACAAAGTTTGTATGTGCGATTGGAGATGAAAATGGCAACTTAATTAAGCGTATTCAATTCCCGACAACTGTGCCAGAAGAAACGATTTCACAAGTAGTTGAATTTTTTAAGAACTATCCTATAAAAGCAATTGGTATTGGATCATTCGGTCCGATTGATGTAACCGAGAAGAGCTCTACTTACGGATCGATTACATCAACTCCTAAAATGGCATGGCAAGGCTTTCCTTTTGTACAAGCAATAAAGCAGCATTTTTCTATTCCAATTGGTTTTAATACGGATGTGAATGCAGCGGCACTAGGTGAAGCAACTTTAGGGGCAGCAAAAGGGTTAGATAGCTGTTTATATATAACAATTGGTACGGGTATAGGAGCTGGAGCTGTCGTAAATAGTAATTTACTTCAAGGAATCACACACCCTGAAATGGGACATATATTAGTGAGACGACATCCAAATGATGAGTTTGTAGGGAACTGTCCATATCATCGTGATTGCTTAGAAGGTTTAGCCTCTGGACCTGCAATTGAAGCGCGATGGGGGCAAATAGGTTCGAATCTAATTAATCGAAAAGAGGTTTGGGATTTAGAAGGATATTACATTGCCCAAGCACTTATGCAATACATATTAATACTTTCACCTAAGAAAATCATTCTTGGTGGGGGCGTAATGAATCAATTGCAAGTTTTTGAAAGTGTTTACAAATATTTGAAAAAGCTAGTTTGTGATTATGTTAGTTTACCAGATTTGCATGAGTATATTGTACCACCTGGTTTAGGGAATAACGCTGGAATTATTGGAGCTCTTATGCTTGCATATAATGCTTTAAATAAAAATGCACTCGTTTAG
- the fdhD gene encoding formate dehydrogenase accessory sulfurtransferase FdhD, translating to MLPTEVRRRILRFENGETNYIEDSVVTEFPVTVKINGQEFVTLVSTPEYIEDMVVGFLASEGVIRKYEDIENIWFQEKEGFVHVKTKNINPYYKDIQSKRYITSCCGMSRQGFVFVNDALTAKIMKEVNVQLSIQDCFRLMKEMQQSAFLFHETGGVHNAALCDLNGIVLNRMDIGRHNALDKIYGYCLKNNIRISDKIIVFSGRLSSEILLKVAKIGCEVILTKSAPTELALQLAEELGITTVGFIRNQSLNVYTHSKRIVK from the coding sequence ATGCTACCAACTGAAGTGAGAAGAAGAATTCTCCGCTTTGAAAATGGTGAAACAAACTATATTGAAGACAGCGTTGTCACAGAATTTCCCGTTACAGTAAAAATCAATGGACAAGAATTTGTTACGTTGGTCAGTACGCCAGAATACATTGAGGATATGGTCGTAGGATTTCTAGCATCCGAAGGGGTTATCCGAAAATACGAGGATATTGAAAACATATGGTTTCAAGAAAAAGAAGGCTTTGTCCATGTAAAAACAAAGAATATTAATCCATATTATAAGGATATTCAAAGTAAAAGATATATTACATCATGCTGTGGAATGAGTAGACAAGGGTTCGTTTTTGTAAATGATGCATTAACTGCAAAAATAATGAAAGAAGTGAATGTTCAACTATCAATTCAAGATTGTTTTCGGTTAATGAAAGAAATGCAACAGTCTGCATTTTTGTTTCATGAAACAGGCGGAGTCCATAATGCTGCTTTATGTGATTTAAATGGGATCGTTTTGAATAGAATGGATATTGGTAGGCATAATGCATTAGATAAAATTTATGGATATTGTCTAAAAAATAATATTCGTATTTCAGATAAAATAATTGTTTTTAGTGGGCGATTGTCTTCTGAAATTTTACTAAAAGTAGCTAAAATTGGTTGTGAGGTCATATTAACTAAATCAGCTCCAACAGAATTGGCACTTCAATTAGCTGAAGAATTAGGTATTACGACAGTTGGATTTATTCGAAATCAGTCACTTAATGTCTATACTCATTCAAAGCGTATTGTGAAATAG
- the moaC gene encoding cyclic pyranopterin monophosphate synthase MoaC — protein MSEFSHWNEEGRPKMVDISDKNITTRVAIAQSTISISTELYEAIQNGLIKKGDPLNVAQIAGIMGAKKTSDIIPMCHPIALSGTDFTFEYVEAPNGYDLIIRATVKCSGKTGVEMEALTAVSVVGLTFYDMCKAVDKSMVIKETFLVQKKGGKSGDFFHK, from the coding sequence ATGAGTGAATTTTCACATTGGAATGAAGAAGGAAGACCTAAAATGGTTGATATTTCAGACAAAAACATCACTACAAGAGTTGCAATTGCGCAAAGTACAATTTCGATCTCAACGGAATTATATGAAGCAATTCAAAATGGATTAATAAAAAAAGGTGATCCACTAAATGTTGCACAAATTGCTGGAATTATGGGAGCTAAAAAAACTTCTGACATTATTCCAATGTGTCACCCAATTGCACTATCAGGAACTGACTTTACATTCGAATATGTAGAGGCACCTAATGGATATGATTTAATCATACGTGCAACAGTGAAATGTAGTGGGAAAACTGGAGTTGAAATGGAGGCACTAACAGCTGTAAGTGTAGTTGGCCTTACATTTTACGATATGTGTAAAGCCGTTGATAAAAGTATGGTCATAAAAGAAACGTTTTTAGTTCAAAAAAAAGGTGGGAAAAGTGGCGACTTTTTCCATAAATAA
- a CDS encoding DUF1641 domain-containing protein — protein sequence MAQPITTIQKYVPTKEEQNQQKLEDLKLLLAENEDSLNKILNIVSELNETGVLEAANAMLQSKEKITKIALGQMNREPVTNIINHIMGAAGALSSVEPELTTKLVNSVTKGIDEGNKHLEKDDKVGILDLVKVLKDPDVNRAVGFGINFLKGMGKGLKE from the coding sequence ATGGCACAACCAATCACGACGATTCAAAAATACGTACCGACAAAAGAAGAGCAAAACCAACAGAAACTAGAGGATTTGAAGCTTTTATTAGCAGAAAATGAAGATTCTTTAAATAAAATTTTAAACATCGTTTCGGAATTAAATGAAACAGGTGTCCTTGAAGCTGCAAATGCAATGCTACAATCCAAAGAGAAAATTACAAAAATTGCTTTAGGACAAATGAACCGCGAGCCAGTCACGAATATCATCAATCATATTATGGGAGCTGCAGGTGCACTTTCAAGTGTGGAACCAGAGTTAACAACAAAGCTAGTCAATTCCGTAACAAAAGGAATCGATGAAGGAAATAAACATCTTGAAAAGGATGACAAAGTAGGAATTCTTGATTTAGTAAAAGTTTTAAAAGATCCAGATGTAAATCGTGCAGTTGGTTTTGGTATTAATTTTCTAAAAGGTATGGGAAAAGGTCTAAAAGAATAA
- a CDS encoding MOSC domain-containing protein codes for MVNKIELINLAVGLPSKMEYGENKEMITGICKKEIEEVYLSKEGFKGDGVADLKHHGGPDRAVCVYPYEHYALWEKEFNLNLPLSAFGENITVTNMLEKDVCIGDVYQLGDAIIQITQSRIPCDTITRRTNVALKRIVETGFTGYLCRVIKEGTIRKDSTIELIKTQENKVSVLYCNEIYFHDPKNVEGIKAILEVPELAEDWRIRLNKRLENLV; via the coding sequence ATGGTAAATAAAATTGAGTTAATTAATCTTGCAGTAGGATTACCTAGTAAAATGGAATATGGCGAAAACAAAGAAATGATAACGGGGATTTGTAAAAAAGAAATAGAAGAAGTTTACTTATCAAAAGAAGGCTTTAAAGGTGATGGAGTAGCAGACTTAAAACATCACGGTGGACCAGATCGCGCTGTATGTGTGTATCCATATGAACATTACGCACTTTGGGAAAAAGAGTTTAATCTAAATTTACCACTTTCAGCATTCGGAGAAAATATTACTGTCACAAATATGTTAGAAAAAGATGTATGCATTGGCGATGTTTACCAACTTGGCGATGCAATTATACAAATTACACAAAGTAGAATACCTTGTGACACAATTACAAGGAGAACAAATGTAGCACTTAAGAGAATCGTAGAAACTGGATTTACAGGCTACTTATGCCGTGTAATAAAAGAGGGTACGATCAGAAAGGATTCGACCATAGAATTAATCAAAACGCAAGAAAATAAAGTTTCGGTTCTTTATTGCAACGAGATTTATTTCCATGATCCAAAAAATGTTGAAGGAATAAAAGCGATATTGGAAGTTCCTGAGTTAGCTGAGGATTGGAGAATTCGGTTAAATAAGCGTTTGGAGAATTTAGTTTAA